A stretch of the Deltaproteobacteria bacterium genome encodes the following:
- a CDS encoding acyl-CoA/acyl-ACP dehydrogenase — translation MDFSLTEEQRALSALAAQIIGDRCAPERLKAIEASGAGYDGELWAELAKAGLLGAALPEAAGGSGGGFVESCLLLEQQGRRVVMLPLLPALVSAAMPLARFGSSEQQRRYLPGVVAGSTLLTAALSEVTADSRSPATVATAEGDHWRLTGVKVAVPLAQQAAAVLVPARTAGGEIAVFIVDPQAAGVTLARQETMNWEAHSRLELSAVKVGRESVLGSIGQGAAILDWIVDRTTAGLCAIASGACQEALLLTAQYASNRKQFDKPIAMFQAVGQRMADAYIDNEAVNLTMWQAATRLADEMPSAKEIATAKYWAAEGGSRIGHAGLHVHGGISIDVDYPMHRYFLWLKQIEYTLGAATPQLAQLGALIAAAPL, via the coding sequence ATGGATTTCTCGCTGACGGAAGAACAACGTGCTCTCAGTGCCCTGGCGGCGCAAATCATCGGCGACCGCTGCGCGCCGGAGCGCTTGAAAGCGATCGAAGCCAGCGGCGCGGGTTATGACGGCGAGCTGTGGGCGGAGCTGGCGAAGGCCGGCTTGCTCGGGGCGGCACTGCCGGAGGCGGCCGGCGGTAGCGGCGGGGGATTCGTCGAAAGCTGTCTGCTGCTGGAGCAGCAAGGCCGCCGGGTCGTCATGCTGCCGCTGTTGCCCGCGCTGGTCTCGGCGGCAATGCCGCTGGCGCGCTTCGGGTCGAGTGAACAGCAGCGGCGCTATCTGCCGGGAGTTGTTGCCGGCAGCACACTGCTGACGGCGGCGCTGAGTGAGGTAACCGCCGACAGCCGCAGCCCGGCCACGGTCGCCACGGCGGAGGGCGACCACTGGCGGCTTACCGGCGTCAAGGTGGCGGTGCCGCTGGCGCAGCAGGCGGCGGCGGTGCTGGTGCCGGCGCGCACTGCGGGCGGTGAGATCGCGGTGTTCATCGTCGACCCGCAGGCCGCGGGGGTTACGCTGGCGCGCCAGGAGACGATGAACTGGGAGGCACACTCTCGCTTGGAGCTGTCGGCTGTGAAGGTCGGGCGGGAGAGCGTGCTAGGTTCGATAGGGCAGGGGGCCGCAATCCTCGACTGGATCGTCGACCGCACCACCGCCGGACTCTGCGCGATTGCCTCAGGCGCTTGCCAGGAGGCGCTGCTGCTAACGGCGCAGTATGCCTCGAACCGCAAGCAGTTCGACAAGCCGATCGCGATGTTTCAGGCGGTGGGCCAGCGCATGGCCGACGCCTATATCGACAACGAAGCCGTCAACCTCACCATGTGGCAGGCGGCCACGCGCCTGGCGGACGAGATGCCCTCGGCCAAGGAGATCGCCACGGCCAAGTACTGGGCGGCCGAGGGCGGCAGCCGCATCGGGCACGCCGGTTTGCACGTTCACGGCGGCATCAGCATCGACGTTGATTATCCGATGCACCGCTACTTCCTGTGGCTGAAGCAGATCGAGTACACCCTGGGCGCCGCCACGCCGCAGCTGGCGCAGCTGGGCGCGCTCATCGCCGCCGCGCCGCTGTGA
- a CDS encoding acyl-CoA dehydrogenase family protein yields the protein MKLAYSPQHEALRQELRAYYKHLLTPEVLVEISRGEGVGPTARKIVRQMGEDGWLGIGWPTEYGGRGMTPIEQFIFFDESMRAGAPVPMLTINSVAPTIMQFGSMEQKQFYLPRILKGEIHFAIGYTEPDAGTDLAALKTRAVRDGDHFVINGQKVFTSLATDADYIWLAVRTDPEAPKHRGISIIIVPREAPGVRVVPIKNMGNMNTNQTFYDDVRVPAANLVGKLNGGWKLITNQLNHERVTLCSSGLIEGRFEDVVRWAKQTRLADGRRVIDQPWVQLNFARIHARLEFLRLMNFKVAWGAEQQQPLNPAHASTIKVFGTEFYLEACRLLLEVLGATATLRPGSPEAVLNGYIGAFLRGIHILTFGGGTNELQRDLIALFGLGMPVQPRF from the coding sequence ATGAAGTTGGCCTACAGCCCGCAGCACGAAGCCCTGCGCCAGGAATTGCGGGCGTATTACAAGCACCTGCTTACGCCCGAGGTTCTGGTCGAGATCAGTCGCGGCGAGGGCGTGGGCCCGACGGCGCGCAAGATCGTGCGCCAGATGGGCGAAGACGGCTGGCTCGGCATCGGCTGGCCGACCGAGTACGGCGGCCGCGGCATGACTCCGATCGAGCAGTTCATCTTCTTCGACGAGTCCATGCGCGCCGGCGCACCGGTACCGATGCTGACGATCAACTCGGTGGCGCCGACCATTATGCAGTTCGGCTCGATGGAGCAGAAGCAGTTCTACCTGCCGCGAATCCTCAAGGGCGAGATCCACTTCGCCATCGGTTACACCGAGCCGGACGCCGGCACCGACCTGGCCGCGCTCAAGACCCGCGCCGTGCGAGACGGCGACCATTTCGTCATCAACGGCCAGAAGGTCTTCACCAGCCTGGCCACCGACGCCGATTACATCTGGCTGGCCGTCCGCACCGATCCCGAAGCGCCCAAACACAGGGGCATTTCCATCATCATCGTGCCCAGGGAGGCTCCGGGCGTGCGCGTGGTGCCGATCAAGAACATGGGCAACATGAACACCAACCAGACCTTCTACGACGACGTCCGCGTCCCCGCCGCCAACCTCGTCGGCAAGCTCAACGGCGGCTGGAAGCTGATCACCAACCAGCTCAATCACGAGCGCGTCACCCTGTGCAGCTCGGGTCTGATTGAAGGCCGCTTCGAGGACGTGGTGCGCTGGGCCAAGCAAACCCGGCTGGCCGACGGGCGGCGCGTGATTGATCAGCCGTGGGTCCAGCTCAACTTCGCCCGCATCCATGCCCGGCTGGAGTTCTTGCGGCTGATGAACTTCAAGGTTGCCTGGGGCGCTGAGCAGCAACAGCCGCTCAACCCGGCGCACGCTTCGACGATCAAGGTGTTCGGCACCGAGTTCTACCTCGAAGCCTGCCGGCTGCTGCTCGAGGTCCTCGGCGCCACCGCCACGTTGCGTCCGGGCTCGCCGGAAGCCGTGCTCAACGGTTACATCGGCGCCTTTCTGCGCGGCATTCACATCCTCACCTTCGGCGGCGGCACCAACGAGCTGCAGCGCGACCTGATCGCGCTCTTCGGTTTGGGCATGCCGGTGCAGCCGAGATTCTAG
- the aroC gene encoding chorismate synthase — translation MGSTFGQLFRITTFGESHGGGVGVVVDGCPPRLALSVEEIQHDLDRRRPGQSSITTPRDEPDRAEILSGVFDGQTLGTPIAILVRNQDARPRAYEEFKDTYRPSHADYTYEAKYGIRNWQGGGRASARETVGRVAAGAIARKLLAGAANVEVLAYVTQVHSIAAEIDSALVTRAAVEANMVRCPEPQAAAAMIARIDEARRAGDSLGGIVECVCRRVPAGLGEPVFDKLEADLARAMLSLPAAKGFEIGSGFAGSTQLTGSQHNDPFTVADGRVRTTSNRSGGIQGGISNGEDIVLRVAFKPTATIRLPQQTVDRAGRTVTLAAQGRHDPCVLPRAVPVVEAMACLVLADHFLRQRGQCGR, via the coding sequence ATGGGCTCGACGTTCGGACAGCTGTTTCGCATCACGACCTTCGGTGAATCGCACGGCGGCGGTGTTGGCGTGGTGGTCGACGGCTGCCCGCCGCGCTTGGCCCTGAGCGTGGAAGAGATTCAGCACGACCTCGACCGGCGCCGGCCGGGGCAAAGCTCGATCACCACGCCGCGCGACGAGCCGGACCGTGCTGAGATCCTGTCCGGCGTCTTCGACGGGCAGACCTTGGGAACGCCGATTGCCATCTTGGTGCGCAACCAGGATGCCCGGCCCCGAGCCTACGAGGAATTCAAGGATACCTATCGCCCGTCGCATGCCGACTACACTTACGAAGCCAAGTACGGCATCCGCAATTGGCAGGGCGGCGGCCGCGCCTCGGCACGGGAGACCGTCGGCCGCGTGGCTGCCGGGGCAATTGCCCGCAAGCTGTTGGCGGGCGCGGCCAACGTCGAAGTGCTCGCCTACGTAACCCAGGTGCACAGCATTGCCGCCGAGATTGATTCGGCGCTGGTGACTCGGGCTGCGGTGGAAGCCAACATGGTGCGTTGCCCCGAGCCGCAAGCGGCGGCCGCCATGATCGCCCGTATCGACGAGGCACGCCGGGCCGGTGATTCCCTCGGCGGCATTGTCGAGTGCGTCTGCCGCCGTGTTCCTGCCGGGCTCGGCGAGCCGGTATTCGACAAGCTTGAAGCCGACCTGGCGCGTGCCATGCTGTCGCTGCCGGCGGCCAAGGGCTTCGAGATCGGCAGCGGGTTTGCCGGTAGTACCCAGCTTACCGGCAGCCAACACAACGACCCGTTTACCGTCGCGGACGGCCGAGTGCGCACCACCAGCAATCGCTCCGGCGGCATCCAGGGCGGCATCAGCAACGGCGAGGACATTGTACTGCGCGTAGCGTTCAAGCCGACCGCTACGATTCGACTGCCGCAGCAGACCGTCGATCGCGCCGGCCGTACCGTCACACTGGCGGCGCAAGGCCGTCACGACCCCTGCGTACTGCCGCGTGCGGTGCCGGTGGTGGAGGCGATGGCGTGCCTGGTGTTGGCGGATCACTTCTTGCGCCAGCGCGGTCAGTGCGGCCGCTGA
- the ettA gene encoding energy-dependent translational throttle protein EttA gives MAQFIFTMKDLRKVTPQGKEILKGIWLSFYHGAKIGVLGANGAGKSTLLRIMAGGDRDFAGEAFPADGITVGHLPQEPQLDPAKSVRAVVEEGAASTRALLTRFEDLSMQLGEPMADDEMEKRLAEQGRLQDAIDAANAWELDRTLEVAMDALRCPAGDTSVATLSGGERRRVALCRVLLQQPDLLLLDEPTNHLDAESVAWLERHLQEYKGTVVAITHDRYFLDNVAGWILELDRGAGIPWQGNYSSWLEQKERRLAQEEKETSARQRTLQRELEWIRLAPRARQAKGKARLSHYEQLLAEDEAADRRQGATEIAIPPGPRLGDLVIEAKGVRKAYGDNLLMDNVSFLLPRGGLVGVIGPNGAGKTTLFRMITGQEQPDAGTLRIGETVALSYVDQFRDRLNGERSVWEEISDGGKELIMVGKREVNSRAYAASFNFKGPDQQKKVQDLSGGERNRLHLAKLLKSGGNLLLLDEPTNDLDVDTLRALEEALLSFAGCAVVISHDRWFLDRIATHMLAFEGDSQVVWFEGNYQDYEADRHRRLGTAADQPHRIKYRKLTA, from the coding sequence ATGGCGCAGTTCATCTTCACTATGAAGGACCTTCGCAAGGTCACGCCGCAGGGGAAGGAGATACTCAAGGGTATCTGGCTGTCGTTCTACCACGGCGCCAAGATCGGTGTGCTCGGTGCCAACGGCGCCGGCAAGAGCACCCTGCTGCGCATCATGGCGGGCGGCGATCGCGACTTCGCCGGTGAAGCCTTTCCTGCCGACGGCATTACCGTCGGCCACCTGCCGCAGGAACCCCAACTCGACCCCGCGAAGAGCGTGCGCGCGGTGGTGGAGGAGGGGGCCGCCTCGACCCGCGCACTGCTGACGCGCTTCGAGGATCTTTCCATGCAGCTTGGTGAGCCGATGGCCGATGACGAAATGGAGAAGCGGCTCGCCGAGCAAGGCCGGCTGCAGGACGCCATCGACGCCGCCAACGCTTGGGAGCTGGACCGTACCCTCGAAGTGGCGATGGACGCCTTGCGCTGCCCCGCCGGCGATACCAGCGTGGCCACGCTCTCGGGCGGCGAGCGCCGCCGGGTGGCGCTGTGCCGCGTCTTGCTCCAACAGCCCGACTTGCTGCTGCTCGATGAGCCGACCAACCACCTGGATGCCGAGTCGGTGGCGTGGCTCGAACGCCACCTGCAGGAATACAAAGGCACAGTCGTTGCCATTACCCACGACCGTTACTTCCTCGACAACGTTGCCGGCTGGATCCTCGAGCTCGATCGTGGCGCCGGGATTCCCTGGCAAGGCAATTACTCCTCGTGGCTCGAACAGAAAGAAAGGCGTCTGGCGCAGGAGGAAAAGGAGACCTCCGCGCGCCAGCGCACGCTGCAGCGCGAGCTGGAATGGATTCGCCTGGCTCCGCGCGCGCGCCAGGCCAAGGGTAAAGCCCGGCTCTCTCACTACGAGCAGTTGCTCGCCGAGGACGAAGCCGCCGACCGGCGCCAAGGCGCAACCGAGATCGCCATCCCACCGGGACCGCGGCTGGGCGACCTCGTCATTGAAGCCAAGGGCGTGCGCAAAGCCTACGGCGATAATCTGCTGATGGACAACGTCAGCTTCCTGCTCCCGCGCGGTGGCCTCGTCGGTGTGATCGGTCCGAACGGCGCCGGTAAGACGACCCTGTTCCGTATGATCACCGGCCAGGAGCAGCCCGATGCCGGCACGCTGCGTATTGGGGAGACGGTGGCGCTCTCCTACGTCGATCAGTTTCGCGACCGCCTCAACGGCGAGCGCAGCGTGTGGGAGGAGATCTCCGATGGCGGCAAGGAGCTGATCATGGTCGGCAAGCGCGAGGTCAACTCACGTGCCTATGCCGCCTCCTTCAACTTCAAGGGGCCCGACCAGCAGAAGAAAGTGCAGGACCTCTCCGGCGGTGAGCGCAACCGCCTCCACCTCGCCAAGCTGCTCAAGAGCGGCGGCAACCTGTTGTTGCTCGACGAGCCTACCAACGACCTCGATGTCGATACCCTGCGCGCGCTCGAAGAGGCGTTGCTGAGCTTCGCCGGCTGCGCCGTGGTCATCAGCCACGACCGCTGGTTTCTCGATCGCATCGCCACCCACATGCTCGCCTTCGAGGGCGACAGCCAGGTGGTCTGGTTCGAAGGCAACTACCAGGACTACGAAGCCGATCGCCACCGCCGCCTCGGCACCGCCGCCGATCAGCCACACCGGATCAAGTACCGTAAATTGACGGCATGA
- a CDS encoding alcohol dehydrogenase catalytic domain-containing protein — translation MADNLVCVKADTKQVAMQRMPIPTPGPGQALLKTRLSTICGSDIHLVDELPIPPGMPMGHEAVAELVDAGEGVTGFSIGDRVIASCLYGCGVCARCQEGNQQVCENYNAPLNLLFGCQGEYYLVNSAALNMAKVPDDLDDEGALFATDIMSTGFAAIENAGLRFGDSVAVFAQGPVGLCVTAAARARGAGFIIAVEAIAERVAVAKQLGADVVVAPAAAADEIMRLSGGKGVDVAVEALGSQVTLENAFRVTRFGGVVSSVGVYGAFPTVSLPTDGAFLHRRFVTTLCPGGSDRLRRLMDLTRYRKVDLRPLFTHHMKLSETVAAYDLFRDRRNGVIKIALRP, via the coding sequence ATGGCAGATAACTTGGTGTGCGTGAAGGCCGATACCAAACAGGTGGCGATGCAGCGGATGCCGATCCCGACCCCGGGGCCCGGCCAGGCGCTACTCAAGACGCGCTTGTCGACCATCTGCGGCAGCGACATTCACCTGGTCGACGAGCTACCGATTCCGCCGGGCATGCCGATGGGGCACGAGGCCGTGGCCGAGCTGGTTGATGCCGGCGAGGGCGTTACCGGCTTCAGCATCGGCGACCGTGTCATCGCCTCGTGCCTGTACGGCTGCGGCGTCTGTGCCCGCTGCCAGGAGGGCAACCAGCAGGTCTGCGAAAATTACAATGCGCCGCTCAATCTCCTCTTCGGCTGCCAAGGCGAGTACTACTTGGTCAACAGCGCGGCCTTGAACATGGCCAAGGTGCCCGACGACCTCGACGACGAAGGGGCGCTGTTTGCCACCGACATCATGTCGACCGGGTTCGCCGCCATCGAGAACGCCGGGCTGCGATTCGGCGACAGCGTGGCGGTGTTTGCGCAGGGACCGGTGGGCTTGTGCGTGACCGCGGCCGCGCGTGCGCGCGGCGCCGGCTTCATCATCGCGGTGGAAGCGATTGCAGAACGGGTCGCCGTCGCCAAGCAACTGGGAGCCGACGTGGTGGTGGCACCGGCCGCCGCGGCCGACGAGATCATGCGGCTGAGCGGTGGCAAGGGCGTCGATGTTGCGGTCGAGGCCTTGGGCAGCCAAGTCACGCTCGAAAACGCTTTTCGCGTCACCCGCTTCGGCGGCGTGGTCTCGAGTGTCGGCGTTTACGGCGCCTTCCCAACCGTTTCGCTTCCGACTGACGGCGCGTTCTTGCATCGGCGCTTCGTGACGACGCTGTGCCCGGGTGGCTCCGACCGCTTGCGGCGGCTGATGGACCTGACGCGTTACCGCAAAGTCGACCTGCGGCCGTTGTTCACCCATCACATGAAGCTGTCCGAAACGGTGGCCGCTTACGACCTCTTTCGCGACCGCCGCAACGGCGTGATCAAGATCGCTCTGCGCCCGTAA